The DNA segment CAGAAATCACGGTGCTGACGTGGGGCGCATCGTTGTAGGCGTGCTGGTGCCGGAACAGGAGATGCAGGGCTGGACAGAATTCCTCAATGCCCTGGGCTATCGCCACTGGGATGAAACCAACAACCCCGCCTATGGGCTGTTCCTCTGAGTTTCAGGGCGGTAACTTGAGCTCTCTCGAGGGGTTGTGATGACGTCTCCATCCCTGCCCACCCGGCTCGAGGCGATTCTTTATCTCAAGGGTCGGCCCGTGAGCATCGGCGAACTGGCAGAGCTGGCCGACTCCGACCGTCGAAGCGTCGAAGAAGCCCTCGTGGCCCTGACGGCCTCCTACGCCCAGCGCGACAGTGCCCTAGAGATCGTTGAACAGAGCGGTCGCTACGGGCTGCAGCTCAGGCCAGGCATGGGCGATCTGGTCAAAGACCTGCTGCCGGTGAATCTATCCACGGCAACCCTGCGAACCCTCGCCACCATTGCCCTGAAGAAACGCATCCTTCAATCGGATCTTGTGGATCTGCGGGGCTCAGGGGCCTACGACCACATCAAGGAACTGCTGGCGCAGGAATTCATTGAACGGCGTCGTCAGAGCGAGGGGCGGTCCTACTGGCTCACCCTCACCGAAAAATTTCATCGCACCTTCTCCGTGCTTCCTGATCTTGGGGCAACCGATCTGACGGAAGCTGCATAAAGTCGGAGAAGATCAGCCCCCGCCATGGAATCTCTACCCGTCACCCTGCTGCAGGTGCTGGCCCAGACCCTGCAGATCTACTCCCTGGTGCTGATCGTTCGGGTTCTGCTGAGCTGGTTCCCGAACCTGGACTGGGGCAATCCGGTGCTGAGCAGCGTGAGTGCGATCACCGACCCTTACCTCAACGCCTTCAGGGGATTGATCCCACCGCTGGGGGGCATTGACCTCTCCGCAATCCTGGCCTTCCTCGCCCTGAATCTGTTGCAGAGCCTTGTCGGGCAGTCGATCAGCGCCTTCTACATGTCGGGCTCCAGCTGGTGATCACTGCTGGTTAATGCCGCGCTCCAGCGGCAGCAAGTCATCATCGTCAACATCAACGCGAGTTCGGACCGGAGCATTGAATCCTCGGGCACGGGGATTTTTGATCACGAACGGTCCGGGGGTTCCGGCAGGCACTGAGATTCGCAGGGCGAACGCGGAGTGACCGGGGTTCACATCCCCGATCGATCCCACCCGGGTTCTGTTGGGAAGAACGGGTTCACCACTGGCATCCAGGATCCGTGCGTACACATCCGTGTCGATGACGCTGTTCTTGCTTCGGTTCTCAACATCTCCCGTCAGCACATAACAGCTGGCACCCACCGGCCGACTCAGTTCGGGTTGATTGCCAGCATCCAGCTCTCCACAGGGATCCAGGCGAAGCTGACTGAGTTGCAGTTCAGCTGCATCGCAGGGGAGCGCCAGTCCCAGCAGCAAAGGGAGGCTGCACATCAAGGCAAGAAGTCGACGGAGCATCAGGAGATCAACGTTGGTCACCGCTGCCGCCGATGCGCCCGCGGGCAGCCCGGCTCGACAGTTTCTGCAGGTTGGCGTCAGCCACCTCATTCAGGTCATAACCCAGTTCGCTGGCCAACTGAGCCACGTACCAGAGCACATCTCCTAGCTCCAACTTGATGGCTTCGCGGGTGTCGGCATCAAAAACTCCTCCACGATCACGAATCACCTTTTTCACCTTGTCAGCCACTTCTCCGGCTTCACCGGTCAGGCCAAGGGTCGGATAAATGGGATTACGGCCAACATCCGGGTAGGCAGCCGTCTTTCGGGCGGCGTCCTGATAGGAATTCATCTCCATGGGACCGGTTGGGAAACGCCCGGATGGTAGTTTCCGCAGGGATTTTCAGCCGCGATATGGGCCAGTTCGACCTGAACCGACGGACCAAGATCGTGGCCACCATTGGCCCTGCAACGGAGAGTCCGGAGCGGATCAAAGAGCTGGTGAAGGCTGGTGCCACCACCTTCAGGCTGAATTTTTCCCACGGGGACCACAGCGAGCACGCCGCACGCATCGCCACGATCCGTCAGGTTTCTGAGGAACTGGGGCAGACCATCGGCATCCTCCAGGACCTTCAGGGCCCGAAGATTCGGCTCGGGCGGTTCGCTGAGGGGCCGATCACCCTGGCCAACGGCGATCCGTTCACGCTCACCTCACGGCCGGTGAGCTGCGACAAGTCGATCGCAACGGTCACCTACGACAAGCTCGCCGACGAAGTCACCGCCGGCAGTCGGATCCTGCTCGACGACGGCCGTGTGGAGATGAAAGTCGATACCGTCGACAAAGCGCAGCAGACCTTGCATTGCACCGTCACCGTGGGCGGTGTTCTCTCCAATAACAAGGGCGTCAACTTCCCAGACGTTCAACTGTCCGTTCGTGCCCTCACGGACAAGGACAAGACCGACTTGGCCTTTGGCCTCAGTCAGGGGGTGGACTGGGTGGCCCTCAGCTTCGTGCGCAATCCCTCCGACATGGAGGAGATTCGCGGACTGATCCGTGAACAGGGCCATGAAACCCCTGTGGTGGCGAAGATCGAAAAATTTGAGGCCATCGATCAGATCGATTCAATCCTGCCGCTCTGTGACGGCGTGATGGTGGCCCGCGGTGACCTCGGCGTGGAGATGCCGGCCGAGGAAGTGCCGTTGCTGCAGAAGGAACTGATCCGCAAGGCCAACAGCCTGGGCATCCCCATCATCACGGCGACCCAGATGCTGGATTCCATGGCCTCCAGCCCCCGCCCCACCCGTGCCGAAGTCAGCGACGTGGCCAACGCCATCCTGGATGGCACCGACGCCGTGATGCTTTCCAACGAGACCGCTGTGGGGGATTTCCCCGTGGAAGCCGTTCAAACCATGGCCACCATTGCCCGAAGGATCGAGAAGGACTACCCCCAGCGCTCGATCGACAGCCACCTGCCCAGCACCATTCCCAACGCCTTGAGCGGTGCGGTCAGCACCATCGCCAGCCAGCTCAATGCCTCCGCGATTCTTCCCCTCACCCGCAGTGGGGCCACAGCTCGCAACGTCAGCAAGTTCCGGCCAGCGGCACCCATCCTTGCCATCACGCCTGATCGCACCGTCGCCTGTCGCCTGCAGTTGGTGTGGGGCGTGACACCGCTGGTGATTCCCCAGGGCGAACGCACCACGCAGACCTTCCAGGCAGCGATGCTCAAGGCCAAGGAGCTCAACCTGCTGAAGGAGGGTGATCTCGTGGTTCAGTCCGCAGGCACCCACACCGGCGTTTCCGGATCCACGGATCTGGTCAAGGTGAGCATCGTCGGCAACGAAGCAGAGGGGACACTGATCTGAACGACGCCAAACCATGAAGCGGCGCATGCCCGCAACCGAAACGGTGCGGATGGCCCTGTCCACCCTGCGGAGCAACCGCCTGCGCAGCCTGCTCACGATGGTGGGCATCGTGATCGGCAATGCCTCTGTGATCACCCTGGTGGGTGTTGGACGGGGGGCACAGCTACTGGCTGAAGGTCAGTTGAACAACCTCGGGGCCAATGTGCTGTTTGTGGTTCCGGGCAACACAAACGCCAGACGCCAAGGGGTCACCCGACCTAAAACGCTTGTGCTGGAGGACGCCGAAGCCATCGCCTCCCAGGTTCCCAGCGTCAAGCGCGTGGCGCCCGTGATCAACACCAATCAGGTGGTGCAGGCCGGAGCCCGCAGCTCCACGGGTGCGGTCTTCGGCGCGACATCGGAGTTCCTCCCGGTGCGCAGCTTCGAGGTGGCCAAGGGCCGTTTCATCAACGCCAAGGACGTCGCCGGTGCGAAAGCCATTGCCGTGCTTGGCTCTGATCTGCGCATCAAGTTGTTTCCCACTGGCGCAGCCATTGGCCAGCAGGTGCGCATCGGCAATCAGAGCTTTGAGGTGGTCGGTGTGATGGCCCCCAAAGGGGCCGTCTTCGGCAGCAACCAGGATGAAAACACCTACATCCCCATCACCACGATGGTGAACCGGATCACTGGTCGGGATCCGATTTACGGCGTCAGCCTCAACTCCATCAGTGTTGAAGCCAGGGATGAAAACAGCATCAGCGCAGCCAGCTTTCAGATCAACAACCTGCTGAGGCAGCGGCACCGGATTCTTCGGGACGACGATTTCGTGGTGAGATCCCAGAAGGACGCCCTCACCATCGTGAGCACCATCACCGGAGGACTCACCCTGATGCTCGGGGCCATCGGTGGGATCTCCCTTCTGGTGGGAGGCATCGGGATCATGAACATCATGCTGGTGTCCGTCAGCGAACGCACCGAAGAGATCGGTCTGCGCAAAGCCCTGGGGGCCCGCAGCAGTGATGTGCTGCAGCAGTTTCTGGTGGAATCACTTGTTCTCGCCAGCCTGGGCGGCGCCATCGGCACACTGGCTGGTCTTGGAACAGTGAGCCTCGTTGCGGCGGTCACGCCCCTGCCAGCAACGATCGGAGCAACGATGGTGGTGGTCACCGTTGGACTCTCAGGATCCATCGGGCTGTTCTTCGGGGTCGTTCCAGCCCGAAGAGCCGCAAAGCTCGACCCGATTGTTGCCTTGAGAAGCCTTTGATCAAGGCCTCAGAAATGAGGACAATTCCTTTACACTCGTTAACGAATTTTTTCAGCTCATGAATCAGCGCTGGCGCCTTCTTGCCCTCTGGCTGTTGCCAATCGGCGTCGTGTTGCTGATCGGCTGGCAGGTGGTGAGCAATGGAGGCATGAATGGCCTCAGCCAAGACAGCAATGGCACCACCGTCGCTCCTCGCAATGCTGCGGTGGCACGGATGAGCTATGGCCGCTTCCTCGATTACGTCGAGGCCGGTCGAGTCACAGCCGTTGATATCTATGACGGTGGCCGCAACGCCGTGATCGAAGCCGTTGACCCCGACCTCGACAACCGGGTCCAGCGCCTGCGCGTTGATCTTCCTGGTCTGGCCCCTGAGCTGATCAACACGCTGAAGACCGAAGGCATCAGCTTCGACATTCATCCCCCCCGCACAGCACCACCGGCGCTGGGAGTTCTGGGCAATCTGGCCTTCCCGCTTCTGCTGATCGGTGCCCTGATCTTCTTGGCCCGCCGCAACAGCAACATGCCTGGCGGCCCTGGCCAGGCCATGCAATTCGGCAAAAGCAAGGCCCGCTTCATGATGGAAGCGGAGACCGGCGTCATGTTCGATGACGTAGCCGGCGTCACCGAGGCCAAGCAAGAACTGCAGGAAGTGGTCACCTTCCTGAAGCAGCCCGAGCGATTCACCTCCGTTGGTGCTCAGATTCCCCGCGGCCTTCTGCTGGTCGGCCCTCCCGGCACCGGCAAAACCCTGCTTGCCAAGGCCATTGCCGGTGAAGCGGGCGTCCCCTTCTTCTCTCTCTCCGGCTCTGAGTTCGTCGAGATGTTTGTTGGCGTGGGTGCCAGCCGCGTCCGCGATCTGTTCAAGAAGGCCAAAGAGAACAGCCCCTGTTTGATCTTCATCGACGAAATTGATGCCGTTGGCCGCCAGCGCGGTGCCGGCATCGGTGGAGGAAACGACGAACGTGAACAAACGCTCAACCAGCTCCTGACGGAGATGGATGGCTTCGAGGGCAACAGCGGCATCATCATCATTGCCGCCACCAACCGCCCCGACGTTCTGGACTCAGCTTTGATGCGTCCCGGCCGTTTCGACCGTCAGGTCACCGTGGACGCCCCAGACATTAAGGGTCGTCTCGCCATCCTGGACGTCCATTGCCGCAACAAGAAGCTCGAAGAGGAGTTGTCTCTCGAAAGCATCGCCCGCCGCACACCTGGCTTCACCGGTGCAGACCTGGCCAACCTGATGAATGAGGCAGCCATTCTCACCGCCCGCCGCCGCAAGGAAGCCATCGGTTTGAGCGAGATCGACGACGCTGTCGATCGGATCATTGCCGGCATGGAGGGTCGTCCCCTCACCGACGGCCGCAGCAAGCGACTGATCGCTTACCACGAGGTGGGCCATGCCCTGATCGGGACGCTGGTTAAGGACCACGACCCTGTTCAGAAAGTCACCTTGGTTCCCCGCGGTCAGGCCCAGGGCCTGACTTGGTTCTCCCCGGACGAGGAGCAAACCCTCGTCACCCGTGCCCAGCTCAAAGCACGCATCATGGGAGCCCTTGGTGGTCGTGCCGCAGAGGATGTGGTGTTCGGCCATCAGGAAGTCACCACCGGCGCCGGCGGCGACATCCAGCAGGTTGCTTCGATGGCGCGAAACATGGTGACCCGACTCGGCATGAGTGATCTCGGCCCTGTCGCCCTTGAAGGCGGCAGCCAGGAGGTGTTCCTGGGACGCGACTTGATGTCACGCAGTGATGTGTCGGAATCGATCTCCCAACAGATCGATATTCAAGTGCGCAACATGGTGAAGCGCTGTTATGACGAGACCGTGGAGATTGTGGCTGCCAATCGCGAAGCCATGGATCGCCTGGTGGAACTGCTGATCGAAAAGGAAACTATGGATGGCGATGAGTTCAAGGCCGTTGTGGCTGAATTCACCGCTGTTCCTGAGAAAGACCGCACCGTCGTTACCCTGGACTGATTCTTGGTTCAGCAAAAGAAAGCCCCCGTCTGGTTCAGACGGGGGCTTTTTTATGAATTGGATTTGTTCTTTCTTCGCCGACAACGCTCGGAGCAATACACAACCTCATCCCAACAATTTCTCCAAGCTTTGCGCCACTCAAAGGGACGAGCGCAGACCGGACAAATCTTGCTGGGACGGTTGTTTTTATAGCTTCCCTTCTTCAAGCAACAGCCTGAACGGGACGTTTGTCGATCACCGAGTCAATCAAGCCGTAGTTCACTGCCTCGGTGGGTGACATGAAGAAGTCACGATCGGTGTCCTGCTGGATCCGATCAAGGGGTTGCCCAGTCCGATCGGACAGCTCCTTGTTAAGGCGTTCTTTCAGGAAGAGGATTTCGTCTGCCTGAATGCGGATGTCACTGGCTTGACCCTGGGCACCACCCAACGGCTGGTGAATCATGATCCGGGAGTGCTGCAGGCTGCTGCGCTTGCCCTTGGTGCCGGCACAGAGCAGGAAAGCTCCCATGCTTGCGGCGAGGCCGACACACACCGTGTGCACATCCGGTTTGATGTGCTGCATCGTGTCGAAGATGCCGAGGCCGTCGTAGACCGAACCACCGGGCGAGTTGATGTAGAGGTAGATATCTTTCTCGGGGTCCTCAGCTTCGAGGAACAACATCTGGGCCACGATCCGGTTGGCGGAGTCACTGGTGACGGCCTCACCAAGGAAGATGATTCGCTCGCGCAGAAGCCTGGAATAAATGTCAAAGGCCCTTTCTCCCCGGCCCGACTCCTCAATCACAATGGGGATCATCTGAGCATCAGCAGGGTCGAGTAATCCTAACGGCGATGTCTCCGGCGCTAGGGTTTCGGCCATTCATTCTGGACTGCACGTTGGCCGCAAGTCAGACCATTGCCGACAGCAAACGAGCGTTTCATCAGGCCTTTCCCCACGTCATTGCGCCGCTGTACCGCCGCCTTGCTGATGAGCTGCTGGTGGAGCTGCATTTGCTGAGCCATCAAAGCCGATTTGAAGCCAACGAGCTCTTCAGCGTTGGGCTCTGCACAGTGTTTGACACCTTCACCAAGGGCTATCGGCCCGAAGCTCAGACCGACGCACTGTTCAGCGCCCTGTGCAGCAGCAACGGCTTCGACGCAGCAAAGCTGCGCAAAACCAACGCCTCTCTGGTTGACCAGGCCAATGGCAAGGATCCCGAGAGCCTCAGGGATTGGCTGTCATCCCACGCCCTCAAAGAGGGCAACCACTACTCGCGTTTGATGGCCGTTGGATTGATGAGCCTGCTGAAGGCGGCTACAGCGGATGCCACAGGTTCGGACACCGAGGCCATCGTCAAACAGAGCAAAGAATTTGCCGAGGGGCTCGGTTTGCCCACCGATCGCGTTGAGAAGGACTTGACCCTGTTTGGCTCCAACAGCGAACGGATGGATCAGGCCGTTGAGCTTGTGGAAGAGACGATCGCTGCCGAGAAGCGCAAGAAGGAACGTCGTTTGGAAGAGCAGGCTCAACGCACCTCAAGCTGAAGCCGAAGCCATCCGGGCTTTTGCTGCGTCGGTAGTGCCGTCATCTCAAGCTCCAGTTGAGATGCCTGACCAAGCACCCGCGGCCAGCCCGGTCCGAGCCAATCCAACCGGACCAACTGATCCGGTCGTGCTTGAAGCCGAAGCCGCTGTTGGCCCATCCGTTTCAGCGGATTCGGGCCAAGCCTCGGGGCGTCCCCCAGAGTCAGCAGCAACTCCACCTGGCCTTGAAATGGGGGGCTCAACGACCAGCCACCTTGGGGATTCCCCTGAGGATCTAACCAAACATCAGCGTCACGGTCTGAAGGCTGACCTTCCGGAGAGAGCAGTGACCGTTGCACCCATTGAAAACCACGCTGCAACAAGGCGGAGGCAACGGCATCGAGGCTGCGCTTGATCCTGTCGGTTTGATCAGCAGCCAGCATCAACCTGGCTTGAATCGAAGCCTGGAAACGGCCAGCCTCGAGCGCATCGAGCCGTACAAGGACAGGTGCATTGAGAAGAACGTCGCGCACCTCCTTCGGCAATCCGTATCGGCTGTCGAGTTGTTCTGCAAACAGTGAATTTTTGAACAAAGATCCCAGCAGCGGCTGCAGGGAAACGCTGTTGAGCTCCAGATAGGCCGACGGCGGATCGAAGCGAACGAAATTGGCTGAGTGTTCCTTGTGGTGAGGCTGCAGGGATGCGAAGGGACTGGGGGCCACGGGTCCTTGAGCCAACAGACGATCGCCCTGTAGCGCAACACGCAGACAGCCATGGGACACGCTCGCCAAAGCGGGAAAGAGAGAACCGCTGATGGAGGCCAGGCCTGAGGGTTGCCACTGAACGGCCGTTCCGCTGGTCAACCGCTGCAAGCAGCTCTGCTCCAGGGCCGAGGGCTCCCGTCGCTTGAGCGGTGGGAGTTGATCAAAACTGCTGCGGTGCAATTCATCAGCAAACAGCAGATCCAGGGAAGACGAATGCGATACGGCCGGAAGCGCCAGAAGGGGTTCGCCGTCTTCAAGCCAGATCAGCCACCACAGCCCGCGGCCATGACGGGCCCAGCGATCAGGGGCTGCCGAAGGACCAAGCCGCTGCTGCCAGATCCTCGGCACCGGTGCAGAAGGGTCCGCCACAAAGCTCTGAACCAAGCGTGCCCGCTGACTGATCTCAAACAGCTCTGCTGTTCCACGGCGATTCAGGGAAGGCGTCTGCAGGCTGGATATGCCAAGCAGCAGGGCGGGCAAAAAAAAGCACAACCCCAGAAGAAGGGTTGTGCAGGGATGAAGTCCAAGTTGACGTCTGATGGACGCAATCAGGACGACGACTTGGTTGATCCTTGACGGCGTCGACGGTCTCTCCATTCGATCGTTGAGAGATAGATCACGGCAACGCTGACGAAAACAAGAAGCACTGCTGCAGTGACCGCCAGGGTCTGGCTGAGAAGGGGTGCGTCTTGAAGCACAGATTCGATCAGAAGTTCAAGGTGCCGTCACCATTGCGTCCCCAGACGACCATGGCGATGGAAAAACTGAACATGGCGGCCAAGGACGCCCAACCCAGAGTGAACAACATGCTCTTGACCACTTGACTGTCGGGATCCTACCTAGGGTTCGGCACCTTTTCGTCCGCCCGAAGGCAACTGTCATGACCAGCTCCAGCCCCGGTTCATCAGCAGTGCTGGAGCGTCAAGGAACGACCCAGCGTTATCCCGAGGCTCGCGTGATCGTTCTGGACGACGACGTGAACACGTTCCAACACGTGGTGGACTGCCTGCGCAAGATCATTCCGGGCATGAGTGAGGACAAGGCCTGGAACCTCGCCAACAGAATTGATGGACAGGGTTCTGCAGAAGTCTGGTGCGGGCCGCTGGAGCAGGCCGAGCTTTACCACCAGCAGCTTCAGGCCGAAGGCTTAACGATGGCGCCTCTGGAACGCTGCTGAGTCAGGCCGCAGGCTTGCGGCTGGCTTTGGTGAGCCGCAGCAGATCAGCCACCTGCAGACGCTGCAGCTGCTCGTCCATCACGAAACGCACCACACGGCCAGGACACAGGGCCAGTCCCCGAACCTCCGTTCCGTGCACTTCAGCGGTGAGCATGCGGGCCTGGGGGCCGCATGCGTCCTCTAGCGGTCCGCTGATCGCGTGGCGGAGAGCGTCAACTGATTTCAGCATCACAGCCCCGGAGCGCTCTCTCTGGCATAGCCAAAGTGGCTAACTTTCACCAGATCTCGGGTTTTCGTTCAGCTTTGGGCCGGGTCGTCATCACCCACAGCACCTATGTGGACGGCTTGATCCCGTGGCTGAAGGCCCTGTCCCATGAGACGGATATTCAGACGATCACCCCTGCCGTGATCAGCAGGGTGCGTGGACGCAGTCCTGATCTGCAGCTGCGGGTGTCCACCCCGATCACAGGGGGTTACAAGCTGGTGGCCCGCAAGGGCACATCAGCCCAGGAAGTCTTTGTGGTGACGTCGATGAGTCGGCCAGACCTGGAACAGGCAGTCCTGCATCACCGCCCCTGAAGGGGTTGGCCCAACTCGAATCCGGCAGCTCGACAGGCCTCAGGATGACCAACCGCAACGCTGGGATCTCGGGCACAGAGTTCAGCCCAATCGGATCGGAGGAAACATTGGGGAAGGATGGCCCGGCATGCGACTTCAGCGTCATCCGGCAGAAAGGGATCAGCGTCTGCCGCGGGGCTGCCGAAACAACCCACAAGCAGTGCGCTTGCCACCAGGCCGAAAACAGATAAGAAGAAAGAAACCAGCACGGAAGGATGAGTAGTGAAGCGATGCGGAAAAGTGATTCTCAACAACACCGACAGCCAACAAACTCAATGTGAGAACGAAGTGGGTTCCCTCAATCCATGCACAGTTGGATCAACAAGTGACATCAAACGGCGGCATCAATCATTGGAGTCAGACGCAGGAATTTTGAATTCCATGAACAATGCTTCCGCGTCAGCATAATCTTTCTTTTCGCGCAAATAAAAGACCTGAGCTTTCCACCAATCCCAGGTTTCCATCTGGATGAGTTCGTCCAGGCGTGGATCACGCATCGCAGCACTGCAACCAAACAAACGCTAAGGACAGGAAAAGCGCTGACAAGCTTTGTTCACACAGCCGTAAGCATCATCGACTACACAACAGCACAGGGGTAGCCTTGATGGGTGCAGCAATCGAACCATGCCCCTCGAAATTGCCGTCAAACAAGGGCAACAAACAATGGAGAGCATGGGCAGTTTCGACGACCTCGAAGACGCTTTGACCGAGTTCAACGAATTGATCAACCGGCGCAACTGGCACCAGAGCGTGACCACCATCTCGTTGACCGACACCGATAAAAACAAATGCCTTGCTCAATATGCGCTGCAAGAGTTCAACCATTCCGAGACCTAGATCTTCAAGCCGATCAACAGCAAGCGAACCCAAACGAATCTAGAATTCAAGAAATCGAAATTGACAAGATGAACGGCAAGGTCCTGGTAATAGGAATTGGCCTCTTCTTCATTTTATTTTTTGTGATTGAGTCATGGCTGATGAGAAGCCTACCCCACTAGCCAATCAGAAATTTTGCTCAGACAAGTCACCGTTAAGCAATCCACTGAACGCGTCATCATCCGTG comes from the Synechococcus sp. A15-62 genome and includes:
- the scpB gene encoding SMC-Scp complex subunit ScpB, which codes for MTSPSLPTRLEAILYLKGRPVSIGELAELADSDRRSVEEALVALTASYAQRDSALEIVEQSGRYGLQLRPGMGDLVKDLLPVNLSTATLRTLATIALKKRILQSDLVDLRGSGAYDHIKELLAQEFIERRRQSEGRSYWLTLTEKFHRTFSVLPDLGATDLTEAA
- a CDS encoding YggT family protein, with product MESLPVTLLQVLAQTLQIYSLVLIVRVLLSWFPNLDWGNPVLSSVSAITDPYLNAFRGLIPPLGGIDLSAILAFLALNLLQSLVGQSISAFYMSGSSW
- a CDS encoding nucleoside triphosphate pyrophosphohydrolase family protein; translated protein: MEMNSYQDAARKTAAYPDVGRNPIYPTLGLTGEAGEVADKVKKVIRDRGGVFDADTREAIKLELGDVLWYVAQLASELGYDLNEVADANLQKLSSRAARGRIGGSGDQR
- the pyk gene encoding pyruvate kinase, which translates into the protein MGQFDLNRRTKIVATIGPATESPERIKELVKAGATTFRLNFSHGDHSEHAARIATIRQVSEELGQTIGILQDLQGPKIRLGRFAEGPITLANGDPFTLTSRPVSCDKSIATVTYDKLADEVTAGSRILLDDGRVEMKVDTVDKAQQTLHCTVTVGGVLSNNKGVNFPDVQLSVRALTDKDKTDLAFGLSQGVDWVALSFVRNPSDMEEIRGLIREQGHETPVVAKIEKFEAIDQIDSILPLCDGVMVARGDLGVEMPAEEVPLLQKELIRKANSLGIPIITATQMLDSMASSPRPTRAEVSDVANAILDGTDAVMLSNETAVGDFPVEAVQTMATIARRIEKDYPQRSIDSHLPSTIPNALSGAVSTIASQLNASAILPLTRSGATARNVSKFRPAAPILAITPDRTVACRLQLVWGVTPLVIPQGERTTQTFQAAMLKAKELNLLKEGDLVVQSAGTHTGVSGSTDLVKVSIVGNEAEGTLI
- a CDS encoding ABC transporter permease; this translates as MKRRMPATETVRMALSTLRSNRLRSLLTMVGIVIGNASVITLVGVGRGAQLLAEGQLNNLGANVLFVVPGNTNARRQGVTRPKTLVLEDAEAIASQVPSVKRVAPVINTNQVVQAGARSSTGAVFGATSEFLPVRSFEVAKGRFINAKDVAGAKAIAVLGSDLRIKLFPTGAAIGQQVRIGNQSFEVVGVMAPKGAVFGSNQDENTYIPITTMVNRITGRDPIYGVSLNSISVEARDENSISAASFQINNLLRQRHRILRDDDFVVRSQKDALTIVSTITGGLTLMLGAIGGISLLVGGIGIMNIMLVSVSERTEEIGLRKALGARSSDVLQQFLVESLVLASLGGAIGTLAGLGTVSLVAAVTPLPATIGATMVVVTVGLSGSIGLFFGVVPARRAAKLDPIVALRSL
- the ftsH gene encoding ATP-dependent zinc metalloprotease FtsH, coding for MNQRWRLLALWLLPIGVVLLIGWQVVSNGGMNGLSQDSNGTTVAPRNAAVARMSYGRFLDYVEAGRVTAVDIYDGGRNAVIEAVDPDLDNRVQRLRVDLPGLAPELINTLKTEGISFDIHPPRTAPPALGVLGNLAFPLLLIGALIFLARRNSNMPGGPGQAMQFGKSKARFMMEAETGVMFDDVAGVTEAKQELQEVVTFLKQPERFTSVGAQIPRGLLLVGPPGTGKTLLAKAIAGEAGVPFFSLSGSEFVEMFVGVGASRVRDLFKKAKENSPCLIFIDEIDAVGRQRGAGIGGGNDEREQTLNQLLTEMDGFEGNSGIIIIAATNRPDVLDSALMRPGRFDRQVTVDAPDIKGRLAILDVHCRNKKLEEELSLESIARRTPGFTGADLANLMNEAAILTARRRKEAIGLSEIDDAVDRIIAGMEGRPLTDGRSKRLIAYHEVGHALIGTLVKDHDPVQKVTLVPRGQAQGLTWFSPDEEQTLVTRAQLKARIMGALGGRAAEDVVFGHQEVTTGAGGDIQQVASMARNMVTRLGMSDLGPVALEGGSQEVFLGRDLMSRSDVSESISQQIDIQVRNMVKRCYDETVEIVAANREAMDRLVELLIEKETMDGDEFKAVVAEFTAVPEKDRTVVTLD
- a CDS encoding DUF2256 domain-containing protein, whose amino-acid sequence is MKKGSYKNNRPSKICPVCARPFEWRKAWRNCWDEVVYCSERCRRRKNKSNS
- the clpP gene encoding ATP-dependent Clp endopeptidase proteolytic subunit ClpP produces the protein MIPIVIEESGRGERAFDIYSRLLRERIIFLGEAVTSDSANRIVAQMLFLEAEDPEKDIYLYINSPGGSVYDGLGIFDTMQHIKPDVHTVCVGLAASMGAFLLCAGTKGKRSSLQHSRIMIHQPLGGAQGQASDIRIQADEILFLKERLNKELSDRTGQPLDRIQQDTDRDFFMSPTEAVNYGLIDSVIDKRPVQAVA
- the psb29 gene encoding photosystem II biogenesis protein Psp29; the encoded protein is MAASQTIADSKRAFHQAFPHVIAPLYRRLADELLVELHLLSHQSRFEANELFSVGLCTVFDTFTKGYRPEAQTDALFSALCSSNGFDAAKLRKTNASLVDQANGKDPESLRDWLSSHALKEGNHYSRLMAVGLMSLLKAATADATGSDTEAIVKQSKEFAEGLGLPTDRVEKDLTLFGSNSERMDQAVELVEETIAAEKRKKERRLEEQAQRTSS
- the petN gene encoding cytochrome b6-f complex subunit PetN, yielding MLFTLGWASLAAMFSFSIAMVVWGRNGDGTLNF
- the clpS gene encoding ATP-dependent Clp protease adapter ClpS; this translates as MTSSSPGSSAVLERQGTTQRYPEARVIVLDDDVNTFQHVVDCLRKIIPGMSEDKAWNLANRIDGQGSAEVWCGPLEQAELYHQQLQAEGLTMAPLERC
- a CDS encoding DUF2103 domain-containing protein, with product MGRVVITHSTYVDGLIPWLKALSHETDIQTITPAVISRVRGRSPDLQLRVSTPITGGYKLVARKGTSAQEVFVVTSMSRPDLEQAVLHHRP